A stretch of the Chrysiogenia bacterium genome encodes the following:
- a CDS encoding phosphoenolpyruvate synthase (catalyzes the formation of phosphoenolpyruvate from pyruvate) codes for ATGQQVTVSCAGGDEGRVYEGALKFVVEKIDLEGLEEPRTRVMMNLANPAEAFSLSFLPSAGVGLAREEFIINTYIKIHPLALLRYDQIEDADARAKIDELTAAYEDKPQFFVDKLAEGIAMIGAAFYPRDVIVRLSDFKSNEYANLIGGRQWEPHEENPMIGFRGASRYYNPRYREGFALECRALKKVRDDMGLTNVKIMIPFCRTVEEGRKVQAEMAKHGLKRGENGLEIYVMCEIPANVILADQFSEIFDGFSIGSNDLTQLTLGVDRDSEIIAELFDERNDAVRSMLAQAISRAKANGRKVGICGQAPSDYPEIAQFLVEQGIDSISLNPDTVLKTTLKILEQEKKSGS; via the coding sequence CGCTACCGGCCAGCAGGTCACCGTGAGCTGCGCCGGCGGCGACGAGGGCCGCGTCTACGAGGGCGCGCTCAAGTTCGTCGTGGAGAAGATCGATCTGGAGGGACTTGAAGAGCCCCGCACCAGGGTGATGATGAACCTGGCCAACCCGGCCGAAGCCTTCAGCCTCTCCTTCCTGCCGAGCGCGGGCGTGGGACTGGCGCGCGAGGAATTCATCATCAACACCTACATCAAGATCCACCCGCTGGCCCTGCTGCGCTACGACCAGATCGAGGACGCCGACGCCCGTGCGAAGATCGACGAGCTGACCGCCGCCTACGAGGATAAGCCGCAGTTCTTCGTCGACAAGCTCGCCGAGGGCATCGCCATGATCGGTGCGGCCTTCTATCCGCGCGATGTGATCGTGCGCCTCTCGGACTTCAAGAGCAACGAGTACGCCAATCTCATCGGTGGGCGCCAGTGGGAGCCCCACGAAGAGAACCCGATGATCGGTTTCCGCGGGGCCTCGCGCTACTACAACCCGCGCTACCGCGAGGGGTTTGCGCTCGAATGCCGGGCGCTCAAGAAGGTCCGCGATGACATGGGGCTCACCAACGTGAAGATCATGATTCCCTTCTGCCGCACGGTCGAAGAGGGTCGCAAGGTGCAGGCCGAGATGGCCAAGCATGGTCTCAAGCGCGGCGAGAATGGCCTGGAGATCTACGTCATGTGCGAGATCCCGGCCAACGTGATTCTGGCCGACCAGTTCTCGGAGATTTTCGATGGATTCTCCATCGGCTCGAACGATCTGACCCAGCTCACGCTGGGCGTGGATCGAGACTCGGAAATCATCGCCGAGCTCTTCGACGAGCGAAACGACGCCGTGCGCTCTATGCTCGCCCAGGCCATCTCCCGGGCGAAGGCCAACGGCCGCAAAGTCGGCATCTGCGGGCAGGCCCCCAGCGACTACCCGGAAATCGCCCAGTTCCTCGTCGAGCAGGGGATCGACTCCATCTCGCTGAACCCGGACACGGTCCTGAAAACGACCCTCAAAATTCTGGAGCAGGAGAAGAAGTCCGGAAGTTGA